Within the Carassius auratus strain Wakin unplaced genomic scaffold, ASM336829v1 scaf_tig00040184, whole genome shotgun sequence genome, the region CCCCGACTATAGTGTAGGTGATACCCATGACCACTAGGGGCAGCATGTACACCAGCACCGTTACGATGATGTGATACCTGCACAGGTGAAAGGATAGGAAGCCaccgtaaaaaaaacaaaaaacaagtggtTTTTATGTGCCTCGTCAAATGATGAACCCAAATAGTCCTATCTAATGCTTGGGGCTTGGGTGTTTAGACAATAAATTTGGATTGTGAATTCGTAAGACTGTTTGTACTTCTTACACACCATTTGTCCACTGGTAAATAGTAAATGTGTTTGGTCTTCTCGCCTCACTGCAGATAGCACTTAGTGTGAAGATAGCAGGCAATGTAAAGCTACAAAGAGCATTACCAGTATTTGAACACTGGAAGCAAAGCCTGAGAAGCACTGGCAGTAGAGAAATGAGCAATTACCAATCAGCCAGTGTGAACTCATCAGAGAAAAGCTTGCTGTCTTGGTTTCTGCAAATGCATCtggtttggaaaatgaaatccACCTCATTAGTGACTGATCTGGGACTGTTGGTAACACATGGATCTCTTACATGAACGAATCCTCAGAAGGTCTCGGCCAGGCGACGTAGCAGATGGTTCTGCGAGGCATAGTTCTCGTGGTTGAGTAGAAACACAGCGGGAAGGCCAAAATCACCGCCAGGGCCCAAATACAGACAATCACCACTTTAGTAGCAGTAGCTGACAGACGGGGCTTCAGAGGGTGAATGATAGCCATGTACCTGCataaaaaacatggttttaataaAACCTTTTAGCATTTCCAAAGCTCTTGGAAAGAGAAGTCATCAAGTTTGGGTAGACTTCTACCTCTGAAAGGAATCTATAAcagatgttatttttgtgttttttatttaaaaggaatatcCAGTAGTCACAATCGGAGTTATAAATGTCCTAGCTCTTCCAAAATGTGTAGTTGCAGTGAATAGTGCTCGAGATTTTGATGCCCAGTAATGCACATCCAACCATCATAAAAAGTCCTCCACAGGCGTTTAATAAATATCCATATTAAAAacttttctttgcacacaaaaagtatccttgtagctttgtaaaattatggttgaatccctgatgccacatggactagACCTGGGAACATTGCAGTTGCATTGCTGGGTCAGCGAGCTctaagatttaataaaaaatatcttaatttgtgtaaaGTTATAAGCAGTCTGTGCTGTGTATCCCAAGTTCATGGGCAGGAAATGAAGTTTCCTCTTTTTCATTGCAGTTAAATGACAGAGGGGTCAAACGGAAGACGTTCAACTTATGAGCTCCCTGAGGAGATTACTGATGAATATGGAAGAGGAAGAAAGACGCCTCGCTAGTGGTACTAAAAGCCTGTTACTCTCAAAGTGCTGTTCAATCCCCGCAGGCCAATTTTTCATCAGTACATCAACAGGATTCTCACACCTTCTGAGCAATGAATTCCCATGACTTGCATGACTTAATTCAGATTACAATTACAGACACTCAGAAAGCAGGGTGATGTCAGGTGAAACGGGGCAAGACAAGTCCTGCCATAGATTCAAAATCCAATCATTGTAACTACTCGCAAAAACAACGTTTGACATCTAAATGATTTTATTGGTCTTGTTATAATTCATGTGTGGGCAGAGCAAATCattttacagagaaaaaaaaaaaggtaaaattaattaaattttgattatttctgtttaagaaatacaaaataactaaattaattataGAGCAAAGTTTATCAACTAAAAGTAGACCAAGTTATTACTTTGAAATAAATTTTCAAGCCTTGAAATGTATATTGACTCAtcaacataaaaatgttaacacatttattaaaatattaattttgctgTAACATGCATTGACCAGACATTCTGATATTTAAATAGCTCTCATGttatttttgttcacattttaacataaaatgatAGAAAAGACAGAAAGAGCGGTGTGCTTCCGTTTAATTTACAAACTCATTTTAGTTCTTGGATAGTTATAGTctttatatagcctatattatcTTGTACACTTCAACAATTCAAAATTTTAAAATTCCCGTTAGATCCATGAAGCGTGACGTTATTTCGAGGTCAATAAGGCATTCAAACACACGTAGCCCATATGTAAACACATTTGGAATTCATAACATTCCACATAGAatttatattaatcatatttgttatatatttgcgTATTGAAATAAGTATTGCTCCCGGATAATTTAcagtgacatttttttaataagctAGATCAGCCTATATTTCATAGACTTGTAACCACTTTTCCAGCTGTGTAAAATTCCCACGAGAACCAATCCAGTGTTCCATCGTAGGCTGAATTGTGAATAGGCTACTGCACGATTAAAATATTAGCCTATAATTGATCATAAACAGCCTCACCTGTCGACTGCAATCGCAGTCATGGAGTAAATGCTGGCAAACACGGCGGTCACGGGAAAGAAGTTGTGGAACTTGCAGTAAACCTCTCCAAAGTACCACTCTCCGTGCGTGGCGTAAATGAAGTTGATGAGCGTGTTGAAGGCGGCCATCGAGGCGTCGGAGAACGCCAGGTTGAGCAAGAAATAGTTGGTCACGGTGCGCATCCGTTTATGGGCCAAAATGATCCAAATAACGATGAGGTTTCCGAACACGGCGACCGCCAGAACGGAGCTGTACGCGACCGACCAGATCGCGACGCGCCACGGAGGCTGCACGAACTGATTTGTGAAATTGCGCGTTACGTTTGAGCCGCTCTGAGGACCAGCCATGATAAACTTACTGTGATATCCCTCCAAAACAGCTAGGATACGATCTCAGACATATATTTTTACTTCTGTGGTGTCAAGTATAGATCTGCGCTTCCTCCTGCGCTCCATCCAAAGTGTCCAAAACCGCGGTGACGCGCAGTCATGCTTCATATGACAGACGTCTGGAGATGCTGCTACTCCTGCCACATGTTGCTGCTCAATGAATAGTGAAACAGGCAAATGTGGGATGGTTTTAGTAGATTTGCGATAGAGGAATGACAAATGCTTTATAATTCCGACCTAAATATAGCCTTCCAAAACAACTTCTGTGTGATGCGACTTCAGAACCAGGCGTTTCATTTAACTTATGCGtcgaatttatttaaaatgcgcaTTTATGCAATTTAGTTAAATCattaatcattttcttttttgacaaAGTGATAAGAagttatatttgttaaatttgtgTGTCCATTAGACAGTTCTTTATGGGTTcaagaatataataatataatggaaCTCAATGgctaatatcttcttttgtgctaaaaataaaaaaataaaaactcataggAACAGCTTGAGGCTTAGTAAACGATGCCagcttttcatttttgtgtgaactattcatttaagtaTAAACGGTCAGCTTTAAACCATGGAAAACCAGCTGTTATTATAAAAGTAACATATATACCATGATATCATGTAAGTACCTACTCAACAGTAAAAACAGCCAGTAAGGGTATTTTTATGAAAAGTGTGGTTAGCATAATTACGAATGAAGATGTTATCTGCAATTCAAAATGTCTTTGTAAGTATAGGGTACATTTGGGTTTCTTAATTCCACATGTAATTTACACAACCCCCTTTTTTGTTAAGTATTAAGATGTTCCTTAATGGAACCAGACTTGGTTCAGGAAGCCCATCCTCCTCATTACAATAAATTTACATATGCTAACTATTATCTAGTTACAAAACATGTCTTACAGCACTCAAGCATTCACTGAAGAcattatgatatttaaaatgttattaagcCAATGTTACATTTGTACAGACAGTGATTAAATAGCATGGACAATGAGTGATTTAAAGTCCTTTGAGGTTCATCTTAATCTGACTGAAAGGATGCAGGCAATGGTGAGGCAAGCGTGTGTTGCTGTCTAGCTGGTATAAACTGTAATTGGCAATAGAGTTGCTTTGTAACGCCACCCTGCATTAATTCAGTCTTTGAACATGGCATGTGAAGTGTCAGTAGTTTTGAACTTCTTAAAAAGCATGAACTTAGGGTCTCTGGTACTTCTCAAATGAGCAATATTCACTGTCTGCGAATGACTTTCACAACATTCTTTAACATTTTCCACATCTTTCTCTTTGAGCTGACAGATGACGCAAAACAGCTTGTGTGATGAGAATTTATATTCAGTGCGAGAAGAACATCTTGTCCAGCAACACTGCAACAATTTTATATAATGGTCAAACTATTTGGATgtcaaaaagacataaaaaacaaacacccTGTTATTATTTACTGACATTTACAGCAAGATTAGAGGAATATTCATATAGCTCTTTTCAATACAAGAACGGATCTGtcaagatatataaaaaaacaatgaaagaaCCTTAAAATAGCAATTCAAAGCCTTGTGTTTAAGGACCATCAAAATGTACAGCTTTAAAGTTGGGATATGTCGATGACTCATATTTAaggtgatttttttgttttttttttgttaaaaagacAGATTTCATTCTTGAAATAACATcagagttattaataacataaatcAAATTTTTTGGTTATCTGTTACTTTTAATGGAATaccattccatcacttgctcaccagtggatcctctgagtgaatgggtgccatcagaatgagagtccaaacagctgataaaaacattacaataatccacccCACTCCATCAATTCATGTTTAGTGAAGTgacaagctgcatgtttgtaaaaaacaaaacaaacttgaAAACAAACCATCACTTCTGACCAAAATTCCAGTCTATACACAAGTGCATCAAAATACACCAACATATTTGATTCGAACTGTTGTCtatactgttttttgcttgtaaacactgCTTGATCTGTGTCCATTTCTCTCTTGATACAGGCAAGACAACCTTTTCACTTGAGAAAGCAATAGAGAATTTCTATTTTAGGTGAAAAAAACATCAGTCTGATGAGTAATacaggatttgtttcttataaacgcacagcttttggcttcacaagacattaattgatggattaaagtcttgtgtattattgtgatgtttttatcagtttgtaCCTATGTACACAGTTTCAGTATAGTGGGAGCGTGTGCGTGTGCTTGTTTGTGTATTTACGCTCATGcctgtttatctgtgtgtgttcTAACCACAGAAAGGCCATGTTACACATCTCACCACGCACTCACGGTTCAGGTGGTTTTGTACCTTTCATCTTCGACAATTAATACTTTGATGCTTCCATAGGTGTTTGAGCTCTCCGGGAAGACGCTGCCCTTTTATCGTGCAGATCTGGCAACCTCCACTAACGCCTGTTGGAGGAGTCCTGCTATCACATCGCTTTTAGTGCCTGGGGAGAAGCTCTTCCAATTAAAAGGGATTAAACTCTGATTGAAGCACACTTAATGAATCAGATCAACAGTTGCTTCCTCTACTTCACAAGGGGGAATAATGACTAATGGCACAAtgcaagtgtgtgtctgtgattgaGGTGAGCTTGTTTTGCAAGTGGACTCTGAGCAGGGAATCACCAGTCAACAGGTGAATGTTGTAAAACGTGGATTCTCATGTGGAGGGATGcagttagggctgcacgattactCAAAATAACAAACAAGTCTGTCTCTGCATCCGCTTAGTGTGCATTTTGGAGTGCAACATGTTTAGTCGAAATGAAAAGGTGATCCCACCAGGGTAGTGTGATTTATATAGTGTCATTTCTAATCACCCACACACTGATTTTTTTCCTCAGAGTACCAGCAACATGTTAGAAGTGGCGGTATGTAGAAAAGTGCAGGTACTCTAAAGACAAAAGGGCTGGTACTGCATACCGGGCCACATCGAGCACTGTCTGTCTTCACAACACTCTTGTTGCTAAAGCTCTCAGTGGGTTTCTACTTCACATGTTTCTAGCACTCCAGAACAGAAATTGCCTTCTGTCACTGATTACATCCATTGTGCACACAGCAAGTTTAAAGATTGCTTTCTGCTGCTACAATGAGAGAAGACCCAGTCCCCAAAAGAACAACCTGATTTCATTCAAGATCTCTGCAGTCTTACATCTTTAATTtctggtgtttttttaaaaaaaatcaactctGGGTTAGGTTAAATTACTCCTTTCAGTCATATTGACTGAGAGCAATTGCCAGTTTGAGTGGTACTGCTGCTGAGTTTGAAAGAGAAAATGGATGGGAAAACCAGCTGCCCCTGTGCTCTCATGTGGCATTGTGCCATCAAGCTGATTGAACAAGAAACTGAATTGCTCAATAATAAGCCATATTATTTTTGGTAATTTCATAGTTTGAGTCAACAGCCATTTATACCAATTATGGGAGATGATTGGGGGAAAAAATCGTTATATAAACTAGAGTTGTTTCTGATTCTGTAAACAATAAGAATCGAAAAATACAAATGCTGTGTGAATTTGAAGAAAATACTTAATACTTAAATTATGTATGAGAATTCAGAATAACGTCATATAGTGTAATTTACTTTCAAGAAGAGTATGCAAACTTAAACATCTGCAGCATATCTTGAAACAGTTTAAGCATATACCAGCAACCATAATTTTTCACCATCGTGCATTTCAAGACCATatgcttttatcatgtttttgtatgtatttatttaccccGTGGAACAATCTTAATGCATTTCTTGTCCATACAACAACAGTTCATATCATGGCCAGTGGGGGCCTGTGGGACATTTTCAAATTAGGGCTGTGCCCATCCAAAAATTTTagcaacatattttaaataatgatcatTGTTTTACTAAGTTCAGGATTAAGTTTGAGAATGATTcctaaaaacagtatttttctgcAAGCTTATTTCCAgggtaagattaaaaaaaaaaaattattggtcaaaattcataatttacagtgcaataacaaaaaaacagtgagggaaaaaatatatataatcattttaaaacaatctACTGTAGACATAAGATTTGAGGACGCTGATTGGCTAAATGTTTATGTATTCAATCAGCCATTGGCTAAACTGCTATATAGACCCGCCTCCTTTCTCTGTCGCCGCCGAACTGAGCTTTAGACATGCGCAGTGCACTGGAAGGGGACAtggaaaaacaaatatgaataccagctcatataatttataatgataaCAATTACTATTctcattttgataaaacataattaaacagCATCCGTTTATCTCCTCCTGAGGAAGTGCGAGGGAACAGTAACAGGAAATACGGAAACGCTTCCCCGCTTTCTCTCTCATTATGTAACGTTAGAGTCGTTATGTTTAGGTAAAAATAATCACACACCCGCTCTCTTTTTAGCGCATATACCAGTCAGCAAAACGCTCGTTTCTTGCTGGAGCTCAAATGAAAGTGAGAGTCATGTGTGAAAGATGATCCAGGGCTGGTGACTGAAGCagacagagaagaagaagaaggacgtGGTAAATCATTGTCTCGTGTTTTGCATGCCCTGTCACACCTCATGTGTCCAAACTTCACTCAGTGAGACTATTAGAGGAAAAGCAGTTGGAAGAAGGAGCATATAACAACATTAGAAACAACAGTAGGAGCTTTTCCTTTCACATTTGTAGCCTTTACTCTGATATGTTGCATGTTGTTGAAGAATGTGAGACAGCGATTAAAAATAGTCTTCAATAAATGCACACAGTTTAACAGAGCAACATAATACTTAGTGTCGAAATCGAAGTAAACAGCTAAACTTCTAGTAGCAACAGAGCTAAGCTAATACCATGGTCACATGTTCTTAAAGGTATACACACATGAGTAAATGCCTGTCAAATGAGAGTAAACTGGTGTAAATGTTACCCAGTATTTGGCCATAACTTTATTAGAAAGTGCATTACACAGTTTGGAATTCTAGAATGTGATGTATGAAAGCCAAATACATACTAACAGTCTACTAATGAAAGCAGGTTGTGACACACAACTTAAGTGTTTTTTGTTCTCATTAGATTTATTCATCTAGGATGTGTTGGTTTTTCCCTTCCAGAACTTCTTATACTGAGATGTATCAATCTATTATAAGGGATGAAATCCATTATGCACAAAACCTCTGAAAACAAAATAAGAGAATAATTACTTTTCTGTTGTAGATGGCGTTCGTGTTCCTGCCAGCACTGGCTCGTATGGCCGTGTGTGGCGGCACCCATGGGAACGAGCTGTCCGGTGTGTATGTTGTGCAGGAGATGGAGCGACAGCGGAAAGAGAAGGGAGAGGGTGTGTGGCCGATTCCTGTAACAACTGTGCTGTCAAACCCAAGGGCTGTGAAAGAGTGCAGAAGATACATTGACACGGATATGAACCGCTGTTTCACCAGAGACACGCTGAGGTGAGATGTGGGACTGCAACATGGAGTATTGTTTTGTGAggaaattacttatttaaaaaagatagttAGGTAATTATATACAGTAGTAATGGATAAAGAAATAAAAGCAGGCTCTGTTTAGAACAAGCTTATTCACTAGAATGAATCTGACTTTCCAAAATGAGAAAGAGGTCCCTTTAGGACAAACCAATTCACTTGAATGCATCAGACTTCCCCAGTTTTTAAAAGGAATATCTAGAAATGAAAGTTCTATCATCATTTAGTCACTCTAAGAATTATTTGgaagaattttggtaaccaaaTACTTGACAGTAGCCACCGAAATTAATTGTGtggaaagaaatactatggatGCTGTCAGCTGGATAGATGTTGCTGAGTAGAGGTAAGAATCACCAGAATCACCTCATCTTGTCTAGCTCTGACATCTGTAGGTTTCAGCGCCATAGAGAGACATTGGAATATATGAAGCTTGCATCGGTTTGATGGTGGTTAAGatacaaaaatggaaaaacaatgcATCTGGGGTGCTTGTAACACTGATtccagaaatgtattttattacatttcctaAACCCTTTTAAGCCCATATTCATTATATATCTGTAACTTGAATATGTTTTGGTCaatagctaaaataataaaatcgtGCCTCTGTCCAAATATATATGGGCCTAactgtatttataaatgtaaaaatgtgaatgGATGTTAATCTCATATCACCTCTCTCTTGCAGTTGTCCTATTACAGACAGCAGCCCGTATGAAGTCCGGCGTGCTCAGGAACTGAACAATCTGCTGGGACTGAAAGAATCCACCGATGCAACAGACATGATCTGTGACCTTCATAACACCACGTCCAACATGGGCGTCACACTCATCCATTACACGACCAGTGACTGGGTGACCCTGCACATCTGCAAATACCTACAGGCAAGAACATTTCTAGTGTGCTTCAATAAATGGCGTACTAGAAAGTAAGGGCAGTCGTTCTCAACTAGTTGGAGGTTTGACCCAAAATTGAACAGACAGCAAGTTGTACATTATATTCAGTGTAAAATCTGcttcctgaagcaaaaccagtgaAGGACCACACAtctgtgtttttataaatgttcCATTTTAACTGCGTTGACCATTCCATGAgtagaacatgtttttttttttgtgcctatgcatgtgtgttttgatGCTTTGTGTTGTCATGTACACATTTAAGACTAAGATAACCAATGTGCCTGTGAGAGTGCTGGTACTGGATTTCCCTATTTGTGACGCATATAACTTGGAGTCTGTGTCCAAGCATGGCTTTAGTAAGTGATGGTGATCATCTCAATGCATTTGCTTTGTGTACTCCACCACAAATGCACATTCAGATGAGCTGTGTTTCTGTAGCTCTAGAGGTCGGGCCGCAGCCGCATGGTGTCATCAGAGCTGACATCTATAACATTATGAAAGAGGCCGTCGACCTGACAATAGACTGGATCCACAAATTCAACT harbors:
- the LOC113084556 gene encoding neuromedin-K receptor-like, translated to MAGPQSGSNVTRNFTNQFVQPPWRVAIWSVAYSSVLAVAVFGNLIVIWIILAHKRMRTVTNYFLLNLAFSDASMAAFNTLINFIYATHGEWYFGEVYCKFHNFFPVTAVFASIYSMTAIAVDRYMAIIHPLKPRLSATATKVVIVCIWALAVILAFPLCFYSTTRTMPRRTICYVAWPRPSEDSFMYHIIVTVLVYMLPLVVMGITYTIVGVTLWGGEIPGDSSDNYVGQLRAKRKVVKMMIVVVVTFALCWLPYHVYFIVTGVNKRLNKWKSIQQVYLSVLWLAMSSTMYNPIIYCCLNGRFRAGFKRAFRWCPFIQVSSYDELELRPTRLHPRNQSSMCTLSRIDTSVHDDDPRRSDRKSTRSLQCQVEVRDQSSAATKLCLHREPTFPTEQLS
- the LOC113084557 gene encoding N-acyl-aromatic-L-amino acid amidohydrolase (carboxylate-forming) B-like, with product MAFVFLPALARMAVCGGTHGNELSGVYVVQEMERQRKEKGEGVWPIPVTTVLSNPRAVKECRRYIDTDMNRCFTRDTLSCPITDSSPYEVRRAQELNNLLGLKESTDATDMICDLHNTTSNMGVTLIHYTTSDWVTLHICKYLQTKITNVPVRVLVLDFPICDAYNLESVSKHGFTLEVGPQPHGVIRADIYNIMKEAVDLTIDWIHKFNSGMVFEGGDVEAFKFIKSVDYPRDPETRSLTAAIHPQLQDRDFSLLKQGDPLFYTFSGETVKYEEEETLHPFFINEAAYYEKGIAFHLAKKLTLTIPTVQVQKD